In one window of Azotobacter salinestris DNA:
- the ltrA gene encoding group II intron reverse transcriptase/maturase, whose protein sequence is MKTQPATPAKSASFGGVTGWHSLDWARIQTSVRKTQLKIAQATGEGDWRRVKRLQRMLTHSFHGRCLAVRRVTENRGRKTPGVDGEKWATPRSKFQAVMRLSEKRGYRPQPLRRVWIPKPGKQEKRPLGILTMLDRAMQALYLLALEPVIESTSDPKSYGFRPDRSTADAMVELFALLSRQDSPQWMLEGDIKGFFDNINHDWLCRNVPMDRTVLRKWLSAGVIDRRQIMATEAGTPQGGIISPCLANATLNGLETQLKRHLAKKLGVKKAERTKVQVVRYADDFVITAASKELLENEVKPWVEQFLSVRGVELSREKTQITHIHQGFDFLGWNFRKYVPKSPYRKDKLLIKPSKENVSAFYRKVREIIKGSGTLTQEALIGQLNPVLRGWAHYHASAVAQKTFSTLDHLIHWRLWRWAKRRHPKKSAVWIRKKYFHSINGRNWVFAFPYRNSKAEVKYRRLYALADTTIVRHKRLPGDYQPYDAAQELKWEKLRVQRMQHKLRYRGQILGLFRRQQGQCALCGHAISKETGWHDHHVIRRVDGGPDTRSNRVLLHPNCHALVHSQDRQVELLHSGL, encoded by the coding sequence ATGAAAACGCAGCCAGCAACACCGGCAAAGTCTGCGTCCTTCGGCGGGGTGACGGGTTGGCACAGTCTCGACTGGGCCAGAATCCAGACCTCCGTTCGGAAAACGCAGTTGAAGATTGCGCAGGCAACAGGGGAAGGCGACTGGCGCAGGGTTAAACGCCTGCAACGGATGCTGACCCACTCGTTTCACGGCCGCTGTCTGGCCGTGCGGCGAGTCACGGAGAATCGGGGTCGCAAGACCCCGGGCGTGGATGGAGAGAAATGGGCAACGCCCCGCTCGAAGTTCCAGGCCGTGATGCGTTTGTCAGAAAAGAGAGGGTATCGGCCGCAACCGCTTCGGCGGGTGTGGATACCGAAACCCGGCAAGCAGGAAAAACGCCCGCTGGGTATCCTGACGATGTTGGATCGGGCCATGCAGGCGCTCTATCTGCTCGCCTTGGAACCTGTCATAGAAAGCACCAGCGATCCGAAAAGTTATGGCTTCCGCCCAGACCGCTCGACCGCCGATGCCATGGTCGAACTCTTTGCCCTGCTGTCACGGCAGGACAGTCCGCAATGGATGCTGGAGGGCGACATCAAGGGGTTCTTTGACAACATCAACCACGACTGGCTGTGCCGGAATGTCCCCATGGACCGGACGGTGCTGCGCAAGTGGTTGAGTGCCGGAGTGATCGACCGGCGACAAATCATGGCCACGGAAGCCGGGACGCCACAGGGAGGCATCATCTCTCCCTGTCTGGCGAACGCCACCCTGAATGGCCTGGAAACCCAGCTGAAACGCCATCTGGCAAAGAAGCTGGGCGTCAAGAAGGCCGAGAGGACGAAAGTCCAAGTGGTGCGTTATGCGGATGATTTCGTGATTACGGCAGCCTCCAAGGAGCTGCTGGAAAACGAGGTCAAACCTTGGGTCGAGCAATTCCTGTCGGTACGAGGGGTCGAGCTGTCCCGGGAGAAAACGCAGATCACGCATATCCACCAGGGCTTCGATTTTCTGGGGTGGAACTTCAGGAAATACGTGCCGAAATCGCCCTACAGAAAGGACAAGCTGCTGATCAAACCCTCGAAGGAGAACGTCTCGGCGTTCTATCGGAAGGTGCGGGAGATCATCAAAGGCAGCGGCACCCTGACGCAGGAAGCGTTGATCGGCCAGCTGAACCCGGTGCTACGGGGATGGGCGCACTACCATGCCTCGGCAGTAGCGCAAAAAACCTTCAGCACGCTGGATCACCTGATCCACTGGCGACTCTGGAGGTGGGCGAAACGCAGGCATCCGAAGAAGTCCGCGGTGTGGATTCGGAAGAAATACTTTCACTCCATAAACGGACGGAACTGGGTGTTCGCGTTCCCATACAGAAACAGCAAGGCAGAGGTGAAGTACCGTCGGCTATATGCGCTGGCCGACACCACGATCGTGCGCCACAAGCGTCTTCCGGGAGACTACCAGCCCTACGACGCGGCGCAGGAGCTGAAGTGGGAGAAACTGAGAGTCCAACGGATGCAGCACAAGCTGCGTTATCGGGGACAGATCCTCGGGCTTTTCCGGCGACAGCAGGGTCAATGCGCCCTGTGTGGGCATGCGATCAGCAAGGAGACCGGTTGGCACGATCACCACGTCATCAGGCGGGTGGACGGCGGGCCAGATACCCGGAGCAATCGCGTGCTGCTTCACCCGAACTGCCATGCACTGGTCCACAGCCAGGATAGACAGGTAGAACTGCTCCACAGCGGCTTATAG